A single genomic interval of Bradyrhizobium sp. sBnM-33 harbors:
- a CDS encoding alpha/beta hydrolase, producing the protein MKRVDRDGDALMDLSMSRVMPFMVALLFMGASHTAFAEEQRKPPKPPIILESTGAYEVGGKVVAKPGDPGQTLSCDHGYIEYFIPAKRRSVGLIMWHSSSTKVWENRWDGGEGYKSIFLRKGYPVYLWDGPRVGRANWSCEPITYTPDYFDQRNFAAWRFGLTYLSWHPGLQFPTADKEAWNQATRARYDEFDTLENAVLQAEAGGQAIDKIGPVVAVTNSAGGWRALLSALKAKSDNMKGIVAYETPGFVFPVGEGPEPKPDAPYGPNSVPLVEFKKLTRFPIQMVFGDYTDTRPIWVTSVKMARTFCDIVNRHGGDCEVLLLPDAGLHGNTHIAFADLNNEAVADELSKWLVRKGLDKFAGE; encoded by the coding sequence ATGAAACGGGTAGATCGCGACGGTGACGCGCTGATGGACCTCAGCATGTCGCGAGTCATGCCATTCATGGTGGCATTACTGTTCATGGGAGCAAGCCACACCGCCTTCGCGGAAGAGCAGCGCAAGCCGCCGAAGCCGCCGATCATCTTGGAATCGACGGGCGCGTATGAAGTGGGCGGCAAGGTCGTTGCCAAGCCCGGCGATCCCGGCCAGACGCTCTCCTGCGACCATGGTTACATCGAGTACTTCATCCCCGCGAAAAGGCGCAGCGTCGGCCTGATCATGTGGCACAGCTCCAGCACCAAAGTGTGGGAGAACCGCTGGGACGGCGGCGAAGGGTACAAGAGCATCTTCCTGCGCAAGGGCTATCCTGTTTACTTGTGGGACGGCCCGCGCGTCGGCCGCGCGAACTGGAGTTGCGAGCCGATCACCTACACGCCGGATTATTTCGATCAGCGCAACTTTGCCGCCTGGCGTTTCGGTCTGACCTATCTCAGTTGGCATCCGGGCCTGCAGTTTCCGACGGCCGACAAGGAAGCCTGGAATCAGGCGACGCGCGCCCGTTACGACGAGTTCGATACGCTCGAGAATGCAGTGTTGCAGGCGGAGGCCGGCGGCCAGGCGATCGACAAGATCGGTCCCGTCGTTGCCGTCACCAATTCCGCGGGCGGCTGGCGCGCGCTGTTGTCGGCGCTGAAGGCAAAGAGCGACAACATGAAGGGCATTGTCGCCTACGAAACACCAGGCTTCGTCTTCCCGGTGGGCGAGGGGCCCGAGCCGAAGCCGGATGCGCCGTACGGCCCTAATTCCGTGCCCCTCGTCGAGTTCAAGAAGCTGACCAGGTTTCCGATCCAGATGGTGTTCGGCGATTACACCGACACGCGTCCGATCTGGGTCACCTCGGTCAAGATGGCGCGGACCTTCTGCGATATCGTCAATCGTCACGGCGGAGATTGCGAGGTCTTGCTGCTGCCCGATGCGGGGCTGCATGGCAACACGCACATCGCCTTTGCCGATCTCAACAACGAAGCCGTTGCGGACGAACTATCCAAATGGCTGGTCCGCAAGGGCCTGGACAAGTTTGCCGGAGAATAA
- a CDS encoding Bug family tripartite tricarboxylate transporter substrate binding protein: MRLLSFGLIGLALAIAPCHRAAAQEWPNRPVTMIVPFPAGAAVDTLARAVAHTLSEDFGKQFIVENRAGAGGNLGGAAVAKAAADGHTWLFGTPAPIALNKFMYKGLAYDSERDFTPVILVAKSPMIITATRDFPAKTLPDLIAYAKQNPGKVNVGHPGNGTLGHITSALIQQFAGVEMTHVPYRGSAPLITDLLGGQVNVAMDFMPTYLPLVAERKVRALAVTTSQRVAQLPDVPTVQEAGFKGFEATAWYAIVAPTGTPPDIVMKVNKAVNAFLKSDKGRTILEQNSLHGVGGAPEDLKAFIDGERDKWRPVIEAAKIAMQ; the protein is encoded by the coding sequence ATGCGCCTGCTCTCTTTCGGCCTCATTGGCCTTGCACTTGCCATTGCGCCATGTCACCGCGCCGCGGCCCAGGAGTGGCCGAACCGACCGGTCACCATGATCGTGCCGTTCCCGGCCGGCGCTGCCGTTGACACGCTGGCGCGCGCCGTGGCCCACACGTTGAGCGAAGATTTCGGCAAGCAGTTCATCGTCGAAAACCGTGCGGGGGCGGGCGGTAATCTCGGTGGGGCGGCGGTCGCCAAAGCGGCGGCAGACGGCCATACATGGCTGTTCGGGACGCCGGCGCCGATCGCGCTCAATAAGTTCATGTACAAGGGCCTGGCTTACGATTCGGAGCGAGACTTCACGCCGGTCATACTCGTCGCCAAGTCTCCAATGATCATTACGGCGACGCGAGACTTTCCAGCGAAGACGCTTCCCGACCTGATCGCGTACGCCAAACAGAATCCGGGCAAGGTCAATGTCGGCCATCCCGGAAACGGCACGCTCGGACACATTACCTCGGCATTGATCCAGCAGTTTGCCGGCGTGGAGATGACACATGTACCTTATCGCGGATCCGCGCCGCTGATCACGGACCTCTTGGGCGGACAAGTGAACGTCGCGATGGATTTCATGCCGACCTATCTGCCACTGGTGGCCGAGCGCAAGGTCCGCGCGCTTGCCGTGACGACAAGTCAGCGCGTGGCGCAACTGCCCGATGTACCGACGGTGCAGGAAGCGGGATTCAAGGGATTCGAGGCGACCGCATGGTACGCGATCGTCGCGCCGACCGGTACACCGCCCGACATCGTTATGAAGGTAAACAAGGCGGTGAACGCCTTCCTGAAGAGCGACAAGGGCAGGACCATCCTCGAACAAAATTCGCTGCACGGCGTCGGCGGCGCGCCGGAAGACCTCAAGGCGTTTATCGATGGCGAACGCGACAAATGGCGCCCCGTGATCGAGGCGGCAAAGATCGCGATGCAGTAA
- a CDS encoding aldehyde dehydrogenase family protein, with the protein MEKLKLYIDGDWVDPAAPSTLGIVNPATEETFARISLGSGADVDRAAKAARRAFATYAETGIEERLSWLQKIIEGFRTRLPELARMMTLEMGAPITFATERQATVALFHFEEAARVLAQYKFEERMGNGIIRREPIGVCGLITPWNWPLNQVASKVAPALATGCTVVLKPSEIAPLSAMLFAEIVDAAGVPAGVFNLVNGDGPIVGQAIAAHPEIDMVSFTGSTAAGVRVAKLAADTVKRVAQELGGKSANIILADADLKAAVMQGVHACYTNGGQNCQSPTRMLIPRAQRDAAFEAAREAVDSIRPGDPLDPASTMGPLVSQTQFQKVQDLIQSGIDEGATLVAGGTGRPAEINRGYYVRPTVFGDVTPQMRIAREEIFGPVLSIMSYDSEDEAIEIANDTPFGLAGFVQSRDVDRARAVANRIRAGRVYLNGAPFDRSLPFGGYKQSGNGREFGIFGFEEYLEVKAILGP; encoded by the coding sequence ATGGAAAAACTGAAACTCTATATCGACGGCGACTGGGTCGATCCGGCCGCGCCGTCAACGCTTGGAATCGTCAATCCTGCAACCGAGGAAACCTTTGCGCGCATCAGCTTGGGTTCAGGGGCCGATGTGGACCGGGCCGCCAAGGCAGCGCGCCGCGCCTTCGCGACCTATGCCGAGACGGGTATCGAAGAACGCCTGTCCTGGCTACAGAAGATCATCGAGGGTTTCAGAACGCGCCTGCCGGAACTGGCGCGGATGATGACGCTCGAAATGGGCGCACCGATCACGTTTGCGACCGAACGTCAGGCCACGGTCGCGCTGTTTCATTTCGAGGAAGCGGCGCGTGTGCTTGCGCAATACAAGTTTGAGGAGCGGATGGGGAACGGGATCATCCGCCGCGAACCGATTGGCGTCTGTGGACTGATCACGCCGTGGAATTGGCCGCTGAACCAGGTTGCCTCCAAAGTCGCGCCGGCGCTCGCAACCGGCTGCACGGTCGTCCTGAAACCCAGCGAGATCGCGCCGCTCAGCGCGATGCTGTTCGCGGAGATCGTCGACGCCGCTGGCGTGCCGGCGGGCGTCTTCAATCTCGTCAACGGCGATGGTCCCATAGTGGGCCAGGCGATCGCCGCCCATCCCGAGATCGACATGGTGTCTTTCACGGGATCCACGGCGGCTGGCGTAAGAGTGGCCAAGCTTGCGGCTGATACGGTCAAGCGCGTTGCGCAAGAGCTCGGCGGCAAGTCGGCCAATATCATCCTTGCCGATGCCGATCTGAAAGCGGCTGTGATGCAGGGCGTTCACGCCTGTTACACCAACGGCGGCCAGAACTGCCAATCTCCCACGCGCATGCTGATTCCGCGCGCGCAGCGGGACGCGGCATTCGAGGCGGCGCGCGAGGCGGTCGACAGCATTCGACCCGGAGACCCGCTCGACCCCGCATCCACCATGGGGCCGCTGGTGAGTCAGACGCAGTTTCAGAAAGTTCAGGACCTTATTCAATCCGGCATCGATGAGGGGGCGACGCTGGTGGCCGGCGGAACGGGTCGGCCTGCGGAAATCAACCGCGGATACTATGTTCGCCCGACCGTCTTCGGGGATGTGACGCCGCAAATGAGGATTGCGCGTGAGGAAATCTTCGGCCCCGTGCTGTCAATCATGAGCTATGATAGCGAGGATGAGGCAATCGAAATCGCCAATGACACGCCGTTCGGTTTGGCAGGCTTCGTGCAGTCTAGGGATGTGGACCGCGCTCGCGCCGTCGCCAACCGTATCCGCGCAGGGCGCGTTTACCTCAACGGTGCTCCTTTCGACCGCAGCCTGCCGTTTGGCGGCTACAAGCAGTCCGGCAATGGGCGCGAATTCGGAATCTTCGGGTTTGAAGAATATCTCGAGGTGAAGGCGATACTCGGCCCCTGA
- a CDS encoding MarR family winged helix-turn-helix transcriptional regulator, translating to MDATVKRKARSPKGARMQPVEPGHESDGAHLELRIWLRLLSCSTRIEKALNARLRKEFNTTLARFDLLAQLARKPAGATMSEVSELLMVSNGAITALVQKLEADGFIHREVDSEDRRTFRLRLSQEGAKEFGRMARRHEEWVIALIGELSPVAQSDLLQHLTLLKRRLDKHA from the coding sequence ATGGACGCCACGGTCAAACGAAAGGCTCGATCCCCCAAGGGCGCGCGCATGCAGCCGGTCGAGCCAGGGCACGAATCCGACGGCGCGCATCTCGAATTGCGCATTTGGCTACGGCTGCTTTCCTGCTCTACCCGGATCGAGAAGGCGCTAAATGCCCGGCTGCGCAAGGAGTTCAACACCACGCTGGCTCGCTTCGACCTTTTGGCACAGCTCGCACGCAAACCTGCAGGCGCGACCATGTCCGAAGTCTCCGAGCTCTTGATGGTCTCGAACGGCGCCATCACCGCGCTCGTTCAGAAGCTGGAAGCCGACGGCTTTATCCATCGAGAAGTCGATTCCGAAGACCGCCGCACCTTCCGCCTGCGCCTCTCGCAGGAAGGCGCAAAGGAATTCGGCCGGATGGCACGCCGGCACGAGGAATGGGTGATCGCCCTGATCGGCGAGCTGTCACCCGTCGCGCAATCGGACCTGCTGCAACACTTGACCCTGCTCAAGCGCCGCCTCGACAAGCACGCCTGA
- a CDS encoding SDR family NAD(P)-dependent oxidoreductase, with product MSHHTAIVSGGNTGIGAAIARGLLAEGYDVISLSRRKPDWSHPKLSSREVDLLDAAATRQAAAEIAVKVAITHVVHNAGAIRAKPLEEVDDEDVGALAQLHFGAGIALVQAALPNMKQARFGRIVLLSSRAALGAATRTVYSATKAGIIGMARTWALELAPFGITVNVVAPGPIGDTEMFESVMSPESERAKKLAQSIPLGRLGKSTDVARAVSFFSSPDADFITGQTLYVCGGASIGSISI from the coding sequence GTGTCCCATCACACGGCGATCGTGAGCGGCGGTAACACCGGCATTGGCGCTGCGATCGCGCGCGGCCTCCTTGCGGAAGGATATGACGTGATCTCGCTGTCGCGGCGCAAGCCGGACTGGAGCCATCCAAAACTCTCCTCTCGCGAGGTCGACCTGCTCGATGCGGCTGCGACACGCCAGGCGGCGGCAGAAATCGCCGTCAAGGTTGCTATCACTCATGTCGTGCACAATGCCGGCGCGATTCGCGCAAAGCCGCTGGAAGAGGTCGATGACGAGGACGTCGGCGCCTTGGCACAGCTCCATTTCGGCGCGGGAATCGCGCTGGTGCAGGCGGCACTGCCGAACATGAAGCAAGCCCGTTTTGGCCGCATCGTGCTACTGTCCTCCCGCGCCGCGCTCGGCGCCGCCACCCGCACGGTCTATTCGGCCACCAAGGCCGGCATCATCGGCATGGCGCGGACCTGGGCACTCGAGCTCGCTCCGTTCGGGATCACCGTCAACGTCGTCGCGCCGGGCCCGATCGGCGATACCGAGATGTTCGAGAGCGTGATGTCTCCGGAATCCGAACGCGCGAAAAAATTGGCGCAATCAATTCCGCTCGGCCGGCTCGGCAAATCCACCGACGTCGCCCGCGCGGTCAGTTTCTTCAGTTCACCGGATGCCGACTTCATCACCGGACAGACGCTTTACGTCTGCGGCGGAGCCAGCATCGGGTCGATTTCCATCTAG
- a CDS encoding aromatic-ring-hydroxylating dioxygenase subunit beta — MSMLAEAPLKNATPTDQELIDFVVREARLIDQQRFDEWLDLYANDAFYWMPLEWNQTDPRLTCSLMYEDKLLLSIRVERLKGARTFSQKPKSRCHHVLQTPQVDSRDPTANSYVTWTPMHYIETRMDEQTLFAAWATHHLSVENGRLKIKLKRVDLINCDAAFGNIQLFM, encoded by the coding sequence ATGAGCATGCTCGCCGAGGCTCCCCTCAAGAATGCGACTCCCACCGATCAGGAACTGATTGACTTCGTCGTCCGCGAGGCGCGGCTGATCGATCAGCAGCGCTTCGACGAATGGCTCGATCTCTACGCCAACGACGCTTTCTACTGGATGCCGCTGGAATGGAATCAAACCGATCCGCGGCTGACCTGCTCGCTGATGTATGAGGACAAGCTCTTGCTCTCGATCCGGGTCGAACGGCTCAAGGGCGCGCGGACGTTCAGCCAGAAGCCGAAGAGCCGCTGCCATCATGTGCTGCAGACGCCGCAGGTCGATTCGCGCGATCCCACCGCCAACAGTTATGTCACCTGGACCCCGATGCACTATATCGAGACCCGGATGGACGAGCAGACACTCTTTGCAGCGTGGGCTACGCATCATCTCAGCGTCGAGAACGGCAGGCTGAAAATCAAGCTCAAGCGCGTCGACCTGATCAATTGCGATGCTGCCTTCGGCAACATCCAGCTCTTCATGTGA
- a CDS encoding aromatic ring-hydroxylating dioxygenase subunit alpha, whose product MTRYAGNVAAIRALVRDQEVHRDVYVSEEVFQLEMEHMFPNSWVYVGHDSQVPNPGDYFGTTIGTQPVLLVRHTDGTVKVLHNRCPHKGTRITSETCGNAGKFFRCPYHAWSFRTDGSLLAIPLKKGYENTGFEQSHAASGMAPVRHVRNYRGFVFAKINDGGLDFEEFFGESLSSFDNMIDRSPVGQLKVAGGVLRYMHNCNWKMLVENQTDTCHPMVAHESSAGTVVEVWKKAPPGTKKPMAVEIIAPFMSPYEFFENMGIRIWDNGHGHTGVHHSIHSDYSAVPGYFEKMTAAYGEDRAKAILGENRHNTVYFPNIMIKGPIQLLRHFKPIAANKTLVESWTFQLVDAPDMLLERTLMYNRLINAPTSIVGHDDLEMYERAQEGLHSNGNEWVNLQRLYSPDEAGQTNVAVNGTSEWPMRHQFRAWTKFMTMGM is encoded by the coding sequence ATGACCCGATATGCCGGCAACGTCGCGGCAATTCGCGCCCTGGTCCGCGACCAGGAGGTTCACCGCGACGTCTATGTCAGCGAGGAAGTGTTCCAGCTCGAGATGGAGCATATGTTCCCGAATAGCTGGGTCTATGTCGGCCATGACAGCCAGGTGCCCAATCCCGGCGACTATTTTGGCACCACAATCGGCACGCAACCTGTCCTGCTGGTCCGCCACACCGACGGGACGGTAAAAGTGCTGCACAATCGCTGCCCGCATAAGGGCACGCGCATCACGTCAGAGACCTGCGGCAATGCCGGAAAGTTCTTCCGCTGCCCCTATCATGCCTGGAGCTTCAGGACCGACGGCTCGCTGCTCGCGATTCCCCTGAAGAAGGGCTACGAGAACACCGGCTTCGAACAGAGCCATGCGGCGAGCGGCATGGCGCCGGTGCGCCATGTCCGCAACTACCGCGGCTTCGTGTTCGCCAAGATCAATGACGGCGGCCTCGATTTCGAGGAGTTCTTCGGCGAGAGCCTATCGAGCTTCGACAACATGATCGACCGCTCACCGGTCGGTCAGCTCAAGGTTGCCGGCGGCGTGCTGCGTTACATGCACAATTGCAATTGGAAGATGCTGGTGGAAAACCAGACCGACACCTGCCATCCGATGGTAGCGCACGAGTCCTCCGCGGGGACCGTGGTCGAGGTCTGGAAGAAGGCGCCGCCCGGCACCAAGAAACCGATGGCGGTCGAGATCATCGCCCCTTTCATGAGCCCCTACGAGTTCTTCGAGAACATGGGCATCCGGATCTGGGACAATGGGCATGGCCACACCGGCGTGCACCATTCGATCCATTCTGATTATTCGGCGGTGCCGGGCTATTTCGAGAAGATGACGGCCGCCTATGGCGAGGACCGCGCCAAGGCGATCCTCGGCGAAAACCGGCACAACACGGTCTACTTCCCCAACATCATGATCAAGGGTCCGATTCAGTTGTTGCGGCACTTCAAGCCGATCGCGGCCAACAAGACGCTGGTCGAATCCTGGACGTTCCAGCTCGTCGATGCGCCCGACATGCTGCTCGAGCGCACGCTGATGTACAACCGGCTCATCAATGCGCCAACCTCGATCGTCGGCCATGACGACCTCGAAATGTATGAACGCGCTCAGGAGGGCCTGCACTCGAACGGTAACGAGTGGGTGAACCTCCAGCGCCTCTACAGCCCCGACGAAGCCGGGCAGACCAACGTGGCGGTCAACGGCACCAGCGAGTGGCCGATGCGTCACCAGTTCCGGGCCTGGACCAAGTTCATGACGATGGGGATGTGA
- a CDS encoding PDR/VanB family oxidoreductase gives MDRFEVVVSKAEALTPRIREFVLARANGAPMPGWAAGAHIDVHLPDVGRRSYSLIETASPRAAEHPTAYRIAVLQESKSHGGSSFMHGLKTGDRLIISPPANNFPLGAGAGEVALVAGGIGVTPLLTMACELNAAKRPFSFYYAGRSRSELAFLGEIERLASESATIHTDDEAGCFFDLEGLMSRLAPDVPLYLCGPLPMIEAAIALAKRMNWPQGRLHFEIFTAPEEKSGDSAFEVELKSSGRVYDIPAGKTILDVLLEAGEDPMHDCKRGDCGICQTTVIAGIPDHRDYILSESEKASNKVMQICISRAKTKRLVLDL, from the coding sequence ATGGATCGATTCGAAGTGGTGGTGTCGAAGGCCGAGGCGCTCACGCCGCGCATTCGCGAATTCGTGCTTGCGCGCGCCAACGGCGCGCCGATGCCGGGCTGGGCCGCGGGCGCTCATATCGACGTCCACCTGCCTGATGTCGGCCGTCGCTCCTATTCGCTGATCGAAACGGCGTCGCCGCGCGCGGCCGAACATCCGACCGCCTATCGCATCGCCGTGTTGCAGGAAAGCAAGAGCCACGGCGGCTCCAGCTTTATGCATGGCCTCAAGACCGGCGATCGCCTGATAATCTCGCCGCCAGCGAACAATTTTCCGCTCGGCGCGGGTGCGGGAGAAGTCGCACTTGTCGCGGGCGGCATCGGCGTGACGCCGCTGCTCACAATGGCCTGTGAATTGAACGCGGCGAAGCGGCCGTTCTCGTTCTATTATGCCGGCCGCAGCCGTAGCGAACTCGCCTTTCTCGGCGAAATCGAGCGGCTGGCCAGCGAAAGCGCGACCATCCACACCGACGACGAAGCCGGTTGCTTCTTCGACCTTGAGGGCTTGATGAGCCGGCTCGCACCTGACGTGCCGCTGTATCTCTGCGGACCGCTGCCGATGATCGAAGCAGCCATCGCGCTGGCGAAGCGGATGAACTGGCCGCAAGGGCGGCTGCATTTCGAAATCTTCACTGCGCCCGAAGAGAAGTCCGGGGACTCCGCTTTCGAGGTCGAACTCAAGAGCAGCGGGCGCGTCTATGACATTCCCGCCGGCAAGACCATCCTCGACGTGCTGCTCGAGGCCGGCGAAGACCCAATGCATGACTGCAAGCGCGGCGATTGCGGCATCTGCCAAACCACGGTGATCGCGGGCATTCCCGATCATCGCGACTACATCTTGAGTGAAAGCGAGAAGGCCTCGAACAAGGTGATGCAGATCTGCATTTCGCGCGCAAAAACCAAGCGACTCGTGCTCGACCTGTGA
- a CDS encoding indolepyruvate oxidoreductase subunit beta family protein, translating to MNVSVAPSSIALSQARPITVAVLAMGGQGGGVLVDWIVALAERRGWFAQSTSVPGVAQRTGATIYYIEMIAPDTDKPDRHPVLSLMPAPGKVDIVIGAELMEAGRAILRGLVSPDRTLLIGSSHRSLAVIEKTAPGDGTADAAQVYDAANVAANRFIAFDMAEIADATGSVVSSVLFGALAGSGALPFTVEDFEETIRAAGVGVDASLRAFAAGRERAAAMLKQDPKIKPVAKPPLAKRFPRLEPIGQPGYDALVARARQLPPEVHGIVAAGLQRVVDYQDVAYGSEYLDRLEAMPREATGLLQAFAKYLAVAMAYDDVIRVADLKTRAGRFERVRREVRAGNDQVLAITEFFHPRIEEMAGLLPPWLGEKVERSEVLARLIDRGRKLRTTAPSSFLLLYCVAGLRRFRRGTLRHAREMRHLEEWAQRIRKIAASDPALATAVCEARRLVGGYSDTHSRGESKFDKVMLASERLAGRRDAAEWVQRLTKVALKDADGTELDGALRTVETLFEDV from the coding sequence ATGAACGTCTCAGTCGCGCCCTCCTCCATCGCGCTCAGTCAGGCCCGCCCGATCACCGTGGCGGTGCTCGCGATGGGCGGTCAGGGCGGCGGCGTGCTGGTCGACTGGATTGTGGCACTGGCGGAGCGGCGCGGCTGGTTCGCTCAATCGACATCGGTGCCCGGCGTTGCCCAGCGTACCGGCGCCACGATCTATTACATAGAGATGATCGCGCCCGACACGGATAAGCCCGATCGCCACCCCGTGCTGTCGCTGATGCCGGCGCCCGGCAAAGTCGATATCGTGATCGGCGCCGAATTAATGGAGGCCGGCCGCGCCATTCTGCGCGGATTGGTCTCACCTGATCGCACGCTGTTGATCGGCTCCTCCCATCGCTCGCTGGCGGTGATCGAGAAGACCGCGCCTGGCGATGGCACCGCCGACGCGGCGCAGGTCTATGATGCGGCAAACGTCGCTGCCAATCGCTTCATCGCGTTCGACATGGCCGAGATCGCCGACGCCACCGGCAGCGTGGTCTCCTCGGTGCTGTTCGGCGCACTCGCCGGCTCCGGCGCCCTGCCCTTCACTGTCGAAGATTTTGAGGAAACGATACGCGCGGCGGGAGTCGGCGTCGATGCCAGCCTGCGCGCCTTCGCCGCCGGTCGCGAGCGCGCCGCCGCCATGCTCAAGCAGGATCCCAAGATCAAGCCTGTGGCGAAGCCGCCACTCGCAAAACGCTTTCCACGTCTCGAACCGATCGGCCAGCCCGGCTACGACGCGCTGGTCGCGCGGGCACGGCAGTTGCCACCGGAGGTGCACGGCATCGTCGCCGCCGGCCTGCAGCGCGTAGTCGATTATCAAGACGTCGCATATGGCAGCGAATATCTCGACCGGCTGGAAGCAATGCCGCGCGAGGCGACCGGTCTGCTGCAGGCTTTTGCAAAATATCTCGCGGTCGCGATGGCCTATGACGATGTCATTCGCGTGGCCGATCTCAAGACGCGCGCGGGGCGATTCGAGCGGGTCCGCCGCGAAGTCCGCGCCGGCAATGACCAGGTTCTCGCGATCACCGAATTCTTCCATCCGCGAATCGAGGAAATGGCGGGCCTCTTGCCGCCCTGGCTCGGCGAGAAGGTCGAGCGCAGCGAGGTGCTTGCGCGGCTGATCGATCGTGGACGTAAACTGCGCACCACCGCGCCGTCGTCGTTCTTGCTGCTGTACTGTGTTGCGGGCCTACGGCGCTTCCGTCGTGGCACACTGCGGCACGCGCGCGAGATGCGCCATCTCGAAGAATGGGCGCAACGCATCCGAAAAATCGCTGCCAGCGACCCGGCGCTTGCAACCGCCGTGTGCGAGGCCCGCCGTCTCGTCGGCGGCTATTCGGACACGCATTCGCGCGGTGAATCGAAGTTCGACAAGGTCATGCTTGCGTCCGAGCGTCTGGCCGGCCGCCGCGACGCCGCCGAATGGGTGCAACGGCTGACCAAGGTGGCGCTGAAGGACGCCGATGGCACTGAGCTCGACGGCGCGTTGCGCACCGTCGAGACGTTATTCGAGGACGTCTGA